The Cloacibacillus sp. genomic interval TGAGCCAGAGGAATATCGGCGCGCAGGCGGCAAAGGTGCCCCATGACGTGCCTGTAGCTATTGAAAGCAGGGATGTGACGAGCAGCGCTACGACGGCCAATACCTTAGCGTTGAGGCCGGCCGCAAGCGACATGTTGATGACAGAGGCCGCGACGCCGGTCGCCATGAAGCATTCGGCGACGGCATAGGCCGCCTGAAGGATAAGAAAAACGATGAGGAAGTGCTTGAGGTTGTCGAGCGCCGCGTCAAGGCACTGCTGGAAGCTGAAACGGTCAATGATCATCGCAACGATAACGGCATACATAAAAGAGATAGGCGCGGCAAGAAGGATGTCCATTCCGGAGAGCATAAGTCCGGCAATAACGCAAATCGGTGTAAGTTTCAACAATGATTTCATTTTTTAGCTGCCTCCCTTGGAAAATAATAAAAAAGATTTGGATGATAAGGTCTGCATAGCGGGGATACGTGGTATACCAACAAAACAGACAAACTACGCCTACTACGGGCGCCCGCATGGTCTGACACGGCACTCCTCCCTAATTATATCATTTTTGGTAATTTGCTAATGCGCCGCTTTAATAAATCAAATATTAGGTAATAAAAAAAATAAGTCAATAGGCATCGACATTATTAGATTTATCAGGCGGCGCAAATAGGGTAATGGGATTAGGGAACTTAGGACTAATACAGTCCCGCGGTTTCTCCGCCGTCTATTCTTACGTCGGCTCCGGTTATGTATTTGGCGTCGTCGGAGGCGAGGAAGGCGTAGAGCGCGCCTATTTCTTCCGGTTCGGCGTGGCGTTTCATCGGGATGCCTTCGTTTACTTTTGCGAGCATTTCATCGGTATATTCTGCGCGCTGCATCGGGGTAAGGACGTAGCCGGGGCAGACGCAGTTGACGCGGACTACCGGGGCCAGTTCAAGAGCCATGCTCTTTGTGAGAAGGATGACGCCGGCTTTTGAGGCGTTGTAGTCTGTGTACCAGCGATGGCCTTCCGTACCGTTCGTGGAGGCGGTCATGAGGATGACGCCGCTTCCCTGCTCCTTCATCCTGCGGGCCGCTTCGCGGGCGCAGAGGAACATTCCGTTCAAGTTGATGTCTATGACCTTTTTCCACTGGGCGTAGGTGATGTCCACAAAATCACTGCGGATGCTTATGCCGGCGTTTGATATAAGGACGTCGATGCCGCCCAAAAGTTCGTCCATTTTATTGAAGGCCGCCTGAACGTCCTCTTCGCAGCTTACGTCGCCTGTATGATAGCCCGCGAAATCCGGGTTCCGTGACATGACGGCTTCGGCCGCCTCTTTGTTGTAGTCAATGAAAAAAACTTTTGCACCCTGGTCGGCGAAGGTACGCGCGGTTGCAAGTCCTATTCCGCTTGCAGCTCCTGTAACAAGCACCCTTTTGCCTTTAAGATCTTCGTATACTGCCATAGTTTCACTCCCTTTGAGATGTTTACATTTTAGAGATTTACGAAACTTTAAATAACATTTTTCTTGAATGACCGGTGACGACGGGTATGTAGCCTTTGAATTCCGCATCAAGCGACGGGTCGCCAGTGTCGGCTATGAGGGCTTTGCCGAAGAGTTGCGCCATTTTTGAGGGAGAGGCGGCTACTGTGATGTTTTCTTTTGGTATCATGCGCAGCACGTCGGGGCTTAGCTGCTGGTTGCCGCGGCCGAAGATGTGCCCCTGGCCTCCGATGACTGTGATTATCAGAGCGCGTTTTTCGCGCGGCGCCTCTGCCAGCAGTTTTTTTATGGCCTGCGACGTGAGGTCTTTGCCGATTTGACGTCCGCCCTTTACCGCGTCCACTCCAAGCAGCGTGCCGTTTACGCCGAGTTTGTTTGTGAGCTGCATTGTGGTGGAGCCTGAGCCTATGAGATAGACTGTGCTCTCGTCCATTGAAAGCGCGAGAAAGGTGGCAAGGTTGGCCGCTTCTTCCGCCGTGCCGGCGCCGCCGCCGGATTTGCGCTCCTGCATGAACTCTCTGTCGTCCGGAACGCGCATATATCCGTAAAGGCGCGCGCGGACGATGTTGTCACGAAAGGCCTCTTCGTCGATGTCCTCGACTTCGGCGAGTACGAAGCGCTTGACGCGCCCCTGCAGGAAGTTTGAAACAAGCATTCCGGCGGCCTGCGGTTTTTTCGCGTAGACGCCGGAATGTATTTTTACGCCCGCCGGTATGCCCACAACGGGCACGGCGTCGCCTATTTCCGCGCAGATGTCGCGCGCGGTGCCGTCGCCGCCGGCAAAGACGATAAGATCTACGCCGGCTTCAGCCATAAGGCGCGCGGCGCGTCTCGTGTCCACGGCGGCCGTGGCCTCTTTTGCCTCAAACAAAACTGTGGGGCTTATGCCCGCGGCGCGCAGTATATCTGCTCCCATAGCGCCCTCGGGCGCAAGAAATTCGCAGCCTGCGGCGTGCGCGGCAAAGAGCTTTACAGCTTCTGCGGCGCGCGCGCCGGCCATTGGAGAGGCGCCCAGTTCAAGGGCGCGGCGGAGAGTTTCCTCTCCGTCCGTTCCCTTGAGGGCGACAGAGCCCCCCATTCCCGCTATTGGGTTGACCAGGAAGCCTATCTTCATTTATTGGTTATTTCTTTTTAGGCTCGAAATAGCCGTCGTATTTTTTGTTGTAGGCGCGCCATGTGATCGCGTATTTCGCGGCGTCGTCAAAGTAGTCGTGGTCTGTGTGGCTCACCGTGCTGTTGACCGGCGCCGCCTTGACTGCTTCCGGCTCTTCGTAGCACATGCGCGCTATCTCCGCGAGCACCGCGACGTAATCGTCGATGTCCTGCTTTGAGTATGATTCGCTGGGTTCGATGGTGAAGGGCTCGGGGATGACCCACGGCTCGTGGCTCGACCAGTAGTGTGTGCCGAAGTCGGCGATGCAGCGCTGAACGTCAGCCGTGCCGAAACCTGTGTCTTCCTTCATCTTCTGCCAACTGTAGCGCGCCTGTTCGATGCGTGACGGATGGTTCGGGAAGCTGATGGAGGCGCCCTTTATCTCAAGTATCTTTTTCATGCAGTAGTTGTTGTTGAGGATGGCTACGCGGGAAACTTCGCGCAGGCCGTCCGCGCCGAGCGCCATTATCCATGAGTAGGCTTTGACGACGACGGGAGCTACGCCCCAGAATGATTTAATCTTGCCGCATGATTTCGGCAGGTCGAAGTCGAGATAGTAGCCTTTTTCAGGAGCGTATTCCACAAGCGGCATCGGAAGATAGGGGCGGAGCTCCTTCTTCGCGGCAACCATGCCGGTGGCGGGGCCGCCGCATCCGTGCGGAGCGCCGAACGTCTTGTGGAGGTTGAAGAAGGACATGTCGAAGTTCGCCTCTGCGGTGCGCGTGATGCCAAGAAGGCCGTTCGCGTTCGCCTGGTCGTAGCAGCAGAGGATGTTCT includes:
- a CDS encoding SDR family oxidoreductase gives rise to the protein MAVYEDLKGKRVLVTGAASGIGLATARTFADQGAKVFFIDYNKEAAEAVMSRNPDFAGYHTGDVSCEEDVQAAFNKMDELLGGIDVLISNAGISIRSDFVDITYAQWKKVIDINLNGMFLCAREAARRMKEQGSGVILMTASTNGTEGHRWYTDYNASKAGVILLTKSMALELAPVVRVNCVCPGYVLTPMQRAEYTDEMLAKVNEGIPMKRHAEPEEIGALYAFLASDDAKYITGADVRIDGGETAGLY
- a CDS encoding ATP-NAD kinase family protein, with the protein product MKIGFLVNPIAGMGGSVALKGTDGEETLRRALELGASPMAGARAAEAVKLFAAHAAGCEFLAPEGAMGADILRAAGISPTVLFEAKEATAAVDTRRAARLMAEAGVDLIVFAGGDGTARDICAEIGDAVPVVGIPAGVKIHSGVYAKKPQAAGMLVSNFLQGRVKRFVLAEVEDIDEEAFRDNIVRARLYGYMRVPDDREFMQERKSGGGAGTAEEAANLATFLALSMDESTVYLIGSGSTTMQLTNKLGVNGTLLGVDAVKGGRQIGKDLTSQAIKKLLAEAPREKRALIITVIGGQGHIFGRGNQQLSPDVLRMIPKENITVAASPSKMAQLFGKALIADTGDPSLDAEFKGYIPVVTGHSRKMLFKVS
- the gcvPB gene encoding aminomethyl-transferring glycine dehydrogenase subunit GcvPB — translated: MNNLERMKKFHQAKWNEPVIYEMSEPGERAVLVPGPCCDCVSTDDALATLPKEMLREGVANLPEVAQLQLVRHYNHLSQENIGVDGNIDIGQGTCTMKYNPKVNDRLAGQPKVTEMHPLQPAETAQGILEIFHRTGELFKEISGLDVFSMQPGGGSHGVLALASIVRAYWRDKGEEEKRDEIITTLFSHPADCAVPIVKGYKVVIIQPDADGYPDIEAFKAAISDRTAAIFFTNPEDTGIFNVRIKEFTRLAHEKNILCCYDQANANGLLGITRTAEANFDMSFFNLHKTFGAPHGCGGPATGMVAAKKELRPYLPMPLVEYAPEKGYYLDFDLPKSCGKIKSFWGVAPVVVKAYSWIMALGADGLREVSRVAILNNNYCMKKILEIKGASISFPNHPSRIEQARYSWQKMKEDTGFGTADVQRCIADFGTHYWSSHEPWVIPEPFTIEPSESYSKQDIDDYVAVLAEIARMCYEEPEAVKAAPVNSTVSHTDHDYFDDAAKYAITWRAYNKKYDGYFEPKKK